A single region of the Vibrio cyclitrophicus genome encodes:
- a CDS encoding Na(+)-translocating NADH-quinone reductase subunit A has protein sequence MITIKKGLDLPIAGTPSQVINDGKSITKVALLGEEYVGMRPTMHTRVGDEVKKGQVLFADKKNPGVVFTSPASGKVIEVNRGAKRVLQSVVIEVAGNEQITFNSYEADQLTSLDRETVKAQLIESGAWTALRTRPFSKVPAVDSETQAIFVTAMDTNPLAAEPELVINEQSDAFVAGLDLLSTLTNGKVYVCKKGTSLPRSAQSNVEEHVFDGPHPAGLAGTHMHYLYPVNAQNVAWSINYQDVIAFGKLFLTGEIYSERVVSLAGPVVNNPRLVRTQIGASLEELTDSELMPGEVRVISGSVLTGTEATGPHAFLGRYHQQVSVLREGRDKELFGWAMPGKNKFSVTRSFLGHLFKGQLFNMTTTTNGSDRSMVPIGNYERVMPLDMEPTLLLRDLCAGDIDSAQALGALELDEEDVALCTFVCPGKYEYGQLLRECLDTIEKEG, from the coding sequence TCTTCCTATCGCAGGAACTCCATCCCAGGTGATTAATGATGGTAAGTCCATCACTAAAGTCGCCTTGCTTGGCGAAGAGTACGTTGGTATGCGTCCTACGATGCATACTCGCGTTGGTGATGAAGTTAAGAAAGGCCAAGTTCTTTTTGCTGATAAAAAGAACCCAGGTGTTGTATTTACTTCTCCAGCAAGCGGTAAAGTTATTGAAGTGAACCGTGGTGCTAAGCGTGTTCTTCAATCAGTAGTGATTGAAGTAGCAGGCAATGAGCAAATCACGTTCAATAGCTATGAAGCTGACCAATTAACAAGTCTTGACCGTGAAACGGTTAAAGCTCAGTTAATTGAGTCTGGCGCATGGACCGCTTTGCGAACTCGTCCGTTCAGCAAGGTTCCAGCAGTTGATTCTGAAACTCAGGCTATTTTCGTTACTGCTATGGATACTAATCCGCTAGCAGCTGAGCCAGAATTAGTCATTAACGAGCAGTCTGATGCTTTCGTTGCTGGTTTAGATCTTCTTTCAACTCTGACTAACGGTAAAGTGTACGTTTGTAAAAAAGGTACTAGCTTACCTCGTTCAGCTCAGTCTAACGTTGAAGAACATGTTTTTGATGGCCCACACCCTGCAGGTCTTGCAGGCACGCATATGCATTACCTATATCCGGTAAATGCACAAAATGTAGCGTGGAGCATTAACTACCAAGATGTTATCGCATTCGGTAAGCTTTTCCTTACTGGTGAGATTTACTCTGAGCGTGTTGTTTCTCTGGCTGGTCCAGTGGTTAACAACCCACGTCTAGTTCGTACTCAAATTGGTGCTAGCCTTGAAGAGTTGACAGACAGCGAGTTAATGCCAGGCGAAGTTCGTGTGATTTCTGGTTCTGTACTTACGGGTACTGAAGCAACAGGTCCACATGCTTTCCTTGGTCGTTACCATCAGCAAGTTTCTGTTCTACGTGAAGGTCGTGATAAAGAGCTATTCGGCTGGGCTATGCCTGGTAAGAACAAGTTCTCTGTTACTCGTTCATTCCTTGGTCACCTGTTTAAAGGTCAGTTGTTCAACATGACAACGACAACAAACGGTAGTGACCGCTCAATGGTTCCAATTGGTAATTACGAGCGCGTTATGCCTCTAGATATGGAACCTACATTGCTGCTTCGTGATCTATGTGCAGGCGACATTGATAGTGCTCAAGCACTTGGTGCGCTAGAGCTAGACGAAGAAGATGTAGCATTGTGTACCTTTGTATGTCCAGGTAAGTACGAGTACGGTCAACTACTTCGTGAATGCCTAGATACGATTGAGAAGGAAGGGTAA
- a CDS encoding NADH:ubiquinone reductase (Na(+)-transporting) subunit B — MGLKKFLEDIEHHFEPGGKHEKWFALYEAAATVFYTPGLITKKSSHVRDSVDLKRIMIMVWFAVFPAMFWGMYNAGGQAIAALNHMYAGAELASVISGNWHYWLTEMLGASLGADAGVGSKMLLGATYFLPIYATVFIVGGFWEVLFCMVRKHEVNEGFFVTSILFALIVPPTLPLWQAALGITFGVVVAKEIFGGTGRNFLNPALAGRAFLFFAYPAQISGDVVWTAADGFSGATALSQWAQGGGSALMNVTSGEAITWMDAFIGNIPGSIGEVSTLALMIGAAMIVYMRIASWRIIAGVMIGMIAVSTLFNVIGSDTNAMFSMPWHWHLVLGGFAFGMFFMATDPVSASFTNKGKWWYGILIGAMCVMIRVVNPAYPEGMMLAILFANLFAPLFDHVVIEKNIKRRLARYGK, encoded by the coding sequence ATGGGCCTTAAAAAGTTTCTTGAAGACATCGAGCATCATTTTGAGCCAGGTGGTAAACACGAGAAGTGGTTTGCGCTTTACGAAGCAGCAGCGACAGTGTTCTACACGCCAGGTCTTATTACAAAGAAAAGCTCGCACGTTCGTGATAGCGTTGATTTAAAACGTATCATGATCATGGTTTGGTTCGCGGTATTCCCAGCAATGTTCTGGGGTATGTACAACGCGGGTGGCCAAGCTATCGCAGCACTTAACCATATGTACGCAGGCGCTGAACTAGCATCTGTTATCAGTGGTAACTGGCACTACTGGCTAACCGAAATGCTTGGAGCCTCCTTAGGAGCCGATGCAGGTGTTGGCAGTAAGATGCTACTTGGTGCGACATACTTCCTACCTATCTACGCAACGGTATTCATCGTTGGTGGTTTCTGGGAAGTTCTGTTCTGTATGGTGCGTAAGCACGAAGTAAACGAAGGTTTCTTTGTTACTTCTATCTTATTCGCGCTTATCGTTCCGCCAACACTTCCTCTATGGCAAGCAGCATTAGGTATTACCTTCGGTGTTGTAGTAGCTAAAGAGATCTTCGGTGGTACGGGTCGTAACTTCCTGAACCCTGCACTTGCTGGCCGTGCGTTCCTATTCTTTGCATACCCTGCACAGATTTCAGGTGACGTAGTTTGGACTGCTGCAGACGGTTTCTCTGGTGCAACTGCTCTTAGCCAATGGGCTCAAGGCGGCGGTAGCGCACTAATGAACGTAACATCTGGTGAAGCAATCACTTGGATGGACGCATTCATTGGTAACATCCCAGGTTCTATCGGTGAAGTATCGACTCTTGCACTTATGATTGGTGCAGCGATGATCGTTTACATGCGTATCGCTTCATGGCGCATCATTGCTGGTGTAATGATCGGTATGATTGCTGTGTCTACGTTGTTCAACGTGATCGGTTCTGATACTAACGCAATGTTCAGCATGCCTTGGCATTGGCACCTAGTTCTAGGTGGCTTCGCATTCGGTATGTTCTTCATGGCGACTGACCCAGTATCAGCTTCATTTACCAACAAAGGTAAGTGGTGGTACGGCATCCTAATCGGCGCAATGTGTGTAATGATTCGTGTAGTTAACCCTGCATACCCAGAAGGCATGATGCTTGCGATTCTATTCGCAAACCTATTTGCTCCTCTGTTTGACCATGTTGTAATCGAGAAGAACATTAAGCGGAGACTAGCGCGCTATGGCAAGTAA
- a CDS encoding Na(+)-translocating NADH-quinone reductase subunit C, translated as MASNNDSIKKTLFVVIALSLVCSIIVSTAAVVLKPKQQANAVLDQQTKILEVAGIELAGNIPELYAENIEPRLVDFATGDFVDGDAAAYDQRKAAKDPAQSIKLSAEDDIAKILRRANTGTVYLVKDGAETSKVIIPVHGNGLWSMMYAFVAVETDGNTVSGITYYEQGETPGLGGEVENPSWRAQFVGKKLFDENHKPAIQVVKGGAPQGSEHGVDGLSGATLTSVGVQHTFDFWLGDMGFGPFLAKVRDGGLN; from the coding sequence ATGGCAAGTAATAACGATAGCATTAAAAAGACGCTGTTTGTTGTTATCGCATTGAGCCTAGTGTGCTCAATCATCGTTTCAACAGCTGCAGTTGTTCTTAAACCTAAGCAACAAGCTAACGCGGTTCTGGATCAGCAAACTAAGATCCTTGAAGTCGCGGGCATTGAACTTGCGGGTAATATCCCTGAACTGTACGCAGAGAACATTGAACCTCGTCTAGTTGATTTCGCTACTGGTGATTTCGTTGACGGCGATGCTGCTGCATACGACCAACGTAAAGCGGCGAAAGATCCGGCTCAGTCAATCAAGCTTTCAGCTGAAGATGACATCGCTAAGATCCTTCGTCGTGCTAACACAGGTACTGTATACCTTGTGAAAGATGGCGCTGAAACTTCTAAAGTTATCATCCCTGTTCACGGTAACGGCCTATGGTCAATGATGTACGCATTCGTTGCGGTAGAAACTGATGGCAACACAGTTTCTGGTATCACTTACTACGAGCAAGGTGAAACTCCTGGACTTGGTGGTGAAGTAGAGAACCCATCTTGGCGCGCTCAATTCGTTGGTAAGAAATTATTCGACGAAAACCACAAACCTGCTATTCAGGTTGTTAAAGGTGGCGCTCCTCAAGGTTCTGAGCACGGTGTAGATGGCCTTTCTGGTGCAACACTGACTAGCGTTGGTGTTCAACATACATTTGACTTCTGGTTAGGTGATATGGGCTTTGGTCCGTTCCTAGCAAAAGTTCGTGACGGAGGTCTGAACTAA
- a CDS encoding NADH:ubiquinone reductase (Na(+)-transporting) subunit D: protein MSSAKEIKKSILAPVLDNNPIALQVLGVCSALAVTTKLETAFVMTIAVMFVTALSNFFVSLIRNHIPNSVRIIVQMAIIASLVIVVDQVLKAYLYDISKQLSVFVGLIITNCIVMGRAEAFAMKSAPIPSFIDGLGNGLGYGFVLITVGFFRELLGSGKLFGMEVLPLVSNGGWYQPNGLMLLAPSAFFLIGFLIWAIRVFKPEQIEAKG from the coding sequence ATGTCTAGTGCAAAAGAAATTAAAAAGAGCATCTTAGCGCCGGTGTTGGACAACAACCCAATCGCGCTACAAGTTCTTGGTGTGTGTTCTGCTCTTGCGGTAACCACTAAGCTAGAAACTGCATTTGTTATGACTATCGCGGTAATGTTCGTTACTGCTCTGTCTAACTTCTTCGTTTCTTTAATCCGTAATCACATTCCTAACAGTGTGCGTATCATCGTTCAGATGGCAATTATCGCATCATTAGTAATCGTGGTAGACCAAGTGCTTAAAGCATACCTATACGATATCTCTAAACAGCTATCTGTATTCGTTGGCCTAATCATTACTAACTGTATTGTAATGGGTCGTGCTGAAGCATTCGCAATGAAGTCTGCGCCAATCCCATCTTTCATCGATGGTCTTGGTAACGGTCTTGGTTACGGTTTCGTTCTTATCACTGTTGGTTTCTTCCGTGAGCTTCTAGGCTCTGGCAAACTATTTGGTATGGAAGTACTACCTCTAGTGAGCAACGGTGGTTGGTATCAGCCAAACGGCTTGATGCTTCTAGCACCTTCAGCATTCTTCTTAATTGGTTTCTTGATTTGGGCAATTCGTGTGTTCAAACCAGAGCAAATAGAAGCGAAGGGGTAA
- the nqrE gene encoding NADH:ubiquinone reductase (Na(+)-transporting) subunit E — translation MEHYISLLVKSIFIENMALSFFLGMCTFLAVSKKVKTSFGLGVAVVVVLTIAVPVNNLLYTNILKENALFPDVDLSFLNFIAFIGVIAALVQILEMVLDRFFPPLYNALGIFLPLITVNCAIFGGVSFMVTRDYNFAESVVYGFGSGVGWMLAIVALAGIREKMKYSDVPPGLRGLGITFITVGLMALGFMSFSGVQL, via the coding sequence ATGGAACATTATATTAGTCTGCTAGTTAAATCGATTTTCATCGAAAACATGGCGCTTTCTTTCTTCCTAGGTATGTGTACATTCCTAGCGGTTTCTAAGAAAGTTAAAACTTCTTTTGGTCTTGGTGTTGCAGTAGTTGTAGTTCTTACAATTGCTGTTCCTGTAAACAACTTGCTTTACACCAATATCTTGAAAGAAAATGCACTGTTTCCTGATGTTGATTTAAGTTTCCTTAACTTCATCGCATTCATCGGTGTTATCGCTGCACTTGTACAAATCCTAGAGATGGTTCTAGACCGTTTCTTCCCGCCTTTGTACAACGCACTAGGTATCTTCCTTCCACTGATCACAGTTAACTGTGCAATCTTTGGTGGTGTATCTTTCATGGTAACTCGTGACTACAACTTTGCTGAATCTGTTGTTTACGGCTTCGGTTCTGGTGTGGGTTGGATGTTAGCTATCGTTGCTCTTGCGGGTATCCGTGAAAAGATGAAGTACTCTGACGTACCTCCAGGTCTACGTGGCCTTGGTATCACGTTCATTACTGTTGGTCTGATGGCGTTAGGCTTTATGTCTTTCTCTGGTGTTCAACTGTAG
- a CDS encoding NADH:ubiquinone reductase (Na(+)-transporting) subunit F, with translation MQSIILGVAMFTIIVLALVLVILFAKSKLVPSGDITIAVNGDPEKAIVTQPGSKLLGALAGAGIFVSSACGGGGSCGQCRVKVKSGGGDILPTELDHITKGEAREGERLACQVAMKTDMEIELDEDIFGVKKWECTVISNNNEATFIKELALAIPEGEEVPFRAGGYIQIEAEPHHVKYADYDIPEEYRGDWDKFNLFRYESIVKEHSIRAYSMASYPEEKGIIKLNVRIATPPPNNPDVAPGVMSSYIWSLKEGDKCTISGPFGEFFAKDTDNEMVFIGGGAGMAPMRSHIFDQLKRLNSTRKMSYWYGARSKREMFYIEDFDGLAAANENFVWHCALSDPQPEDNWDGYTGFIHNVLYENYLKDHEAPEDCEYYMCGPPMMNAAVIGMLKDLGVEDENILLDDFGG, from the coding sequence ATGCAAAGCATTATTCTTGGCGTAGCGATGTTTACCATTATTGTATTAGCTCTAGTACTAGTGATTCTTTTCGCTAAGTCTAAGCTAGTACCATCAGGTGACATCACTATTGCTGTAAACGGCGACCCTGAAAAGGCGATCGTTACTCAACCTGGTAGCAAGCTACTTGGTGCCCTAGCTGGCGCTGGTATCTTCGTATCTTCTGCTTGTGGTGGCGGTGGCTCTTGTGGTCAGTGTCGTGTAAAAGTTAAGTCTGGTGGTGGCGACATCCTTCCAACTGAACTTGATCACATCACAAAAGGTGAAGCTCGCGAAGGCGAACGTCTTGCATGTCAAGTTGCTATGAAAACTGACATGGAGATCGAACTAGACGAAGATATCTTTGGTGTTAAAAAGTGGGAATGTACTGTTATCTCGAATAACAACGAAGCTACTTTCATCAAAGAACTTGCTCTGGCTATCCCTGAAGGCGAAGAAGTACCTTTCCGTGCCGGTGGTTACATTCAGATTGAAGCTGAACCACATCACGTGAAATACGCAGATTACGATATTCCTGAGGAATACCGTGGTGACTGGGATAAGTTCAACTTGTTCCGTTACGAGTCTATCGTTAAAGAGCATTCGATCCGTGCTTACTCTATGGCTTCATACCCAGAAGAGAAAGGCATCATCAAGCTTAACGTGCGTATCGCAACTCCGCCGCCAAACAACCCTGACGTAGCTCCTGGTGTGATGTCTTCATACATCTGGTCTCTTAAAGAAGGCGACAAATGTACTATTTCTGGTCCATTTGGTGAGTTCTTTGCTAAAGACACAGACAATGAAATGGTATTCATCGGTGGTGGTGCAGGTATGGCGCCAATGCGTTCACATATCTTCGACCAACTTAAGCGTCTTAACTCTACTCGTAAGATGTCTTACTGGTACGGTGCGCGTTCTAAGCGTGAGATGTTCTACATTGAAGACTTCGACGGCCTAGCGGCTGCAAACGAAAACTTCGTGTGGCACTGTGCACTGTCTGATCCTCAACCAGAGGACAACTGGGACGGTTACACTGGTTTCATCCACAACGTATTGTACGAAAACTACCTGAAGGATCACGAAGCTCCTGAAGACTGTGAGTACTACATGTGTGGTCCACCAATGATGAACGCTGCTGTTATCGGCATGCTGAAAGATCTTGGTGTAGAAGATGAAAACATCCTACTAGATGACTTCGGTGGTTAA
- a CDS encoding FAD:protein FMN transferase translates to MRIWLVALTSLIFLAGCEQPREQVHLSGPTMGTSYNIKYINGDEFPESNEVHTEIDRLLEEVNDQMSTYREDSELSRFNQHKGADAFEVSEQTAIVVKEAIRLNGLTEGALDVTVGPLVNLWGFGPEARPEVVPSDEELAARKAKVGIHHLSVEGNKLTKDLPNLYVDLSTIAKGWGVDVVADYLDSIGIHNYMVEVGGEIRLKGLNRESVGWRIAIEKPSVDERNIQEIIEPGDMAIATSGDYRNYFEHDGVRYSHIINPETGKPLHHKVVSVTVLNPSSMTADGLSTGLMVLGEEKGMEVANQHNIPAFMVVKTADGFKEIASEAFKPYLGK, encoded by the coding sequence GTGAGAATTTGGCTTGTTGCATTAACTTCTTTGATTTTTCTTGCGGGCTGTGAGCAGCCAAGAGAGCAAGTGCATTTAAGTGGCCCAACTATGGGTACTAGCTACAATATTAAATACATCAACGGTGATGAATTTCCTGAGTCTAATGAAGTTCATACCGAAATCGATCGTCTACTTGAAGAAGTGAATGATCAAATGTCGACTTACCGTGAAGACTCAGAGCTGAGCCGTTTCAACCAACACAAAGGTGCGGACGCATTCGAAGTCTCTGAACAAACCGCTATCGTTGTGAAAGAAGCCATTCGTTTGAACGGTCTTACTGAAGGAGCGTTGGATGTTACGGTGGGTCCTTTAGTTAATCTTTGGGGTTTTGGTCCTGAAGCTCGCCCGGAAGTGGTTCCATCAGATGAAGAGCTCGCTGCTCGTAAAGCTAAGGTTGGTATTCACCACTTGAGCGTTGAAGGCAACAAGCTAACTAAAGACTTGCCTAATTTGTATGTCGACCTGTCAACCATTGCAAAAGGTTGGGGCGTGGATGTAGTTGCTGATTACCTTGATTCCATTGGTATTCACAACTATATGGTAGAAGTAGGCGGTGAAATCCGTTTAAAAGGCCTTAACCGTGAAAGTGTAGGCTGGCGTATTGCCATCGAGAAGCCAAGTGTTGACGAGCGTAACATTCAAGAGATCATCGAACCTGGCGATATGGCGATCGCAACGTCTGGCGACTACCGCAACTATTTTGAACACGATGGTGTTCGATACTCACATATCATCAATCCAGAAACAGGAAAGCCTCTTCATCATAAAGTGGTTTCTGTGACTGTTTTAAACCCGTCTTCAATGACTGCGGACGGCTTATCTACGGGCCTTATGGTCCTAGGTGAGGAAAAAGGAATGGAAGTCGCAAACCAGCATAACATCCCGGCGTTTATGGTGGTTAAAACAGCAGATGGCTTTAAAGAAATTGCTTCTGAAGCATTTAAGCCATACTTAGGTAAATAA
- the nqrM gene encoding (Na+)-NQR maturation NqrM — MNTFLITFGVFLAVIAAMSIGYIIQKKVVKGSCGGLGAVGIDKVCNCPEPCDARKKREAREAYREEKLAERQQKEAAWSKDRIA; from the coding sequence ATGAATACATTTCTGATTACATTTGGTGTTTTTCTTGCAGTAATCGCAGCGATGTCAATTGGCTACATTATCCAAAAGAAAGTTGTGAAGGGTAGCTGTGGCGGTTTGGGTGCTGTTGGTATTGATAAAGTATGTAACTGCCCTGAACCTTGTGACGCACGTAAGAAGCGTGAAGCACGTGAAGCTTACCGTGAAGAGAAGCTAGCTGAACGTCAACAAAAAGAAGCGGCTTGGAGTAAAGACCGTATCGCTTAA
- a CDS encoding response regulator: protein MSEKILVVEDSRAFRNYLYQQLKNSGYEVAVAESIAEAKKILEQETDFLCAVLDYCLPDGQDGEIIDLVLGYQQKIIVLTGMFDNQLREQVLAKGVIDYILKDSMSSVSYLLPLVQRISNNRHHKALVVDDSAVVRRYIAQLLEHQYIQTIQAEDGEQALKLLNNDPDITFVVTDHDMPKKDGIAMIREIRRDHDRNQLAILGLSGSDDRTMTARFLKAGANDFLYKPFNQEEFFCRIHQLLDMKEAANELFRHANEDALTGLWNRRYLFNNTCKGCDQRNIAMMDIDFFKKVNDTFGHDGGDAVLVDVGKIIKDHFKDDVAVRFGGEEFCIQSCGAFENFVDNLESMREAIESHVVEHDSQRIKVSISIGVTDLDAKLDEQIKAADELLYTAKEQGRNQLVFARNSMQIEQ, encoded by the coding sequence GTGAGTGAAAAAATACTAGTAGTGGAAGATAGCCGTGCATTCCGCAACTACCTGTACCAACAGCTGAAAAATAGCGGTTATGAGGTAGCAGTTGCTGAATCGATTGCAGAAGCAAAAAAAATCTTGGAGCAAGAGACGGATTTCTTGTGTGCCGTATTGGATTACTGCTTACCTGACGGGCAAGACGGTGAGATCATTGATCTCGTCTTAGGCTATCAACAGAAAATAATTGTTCTTACTGGGATGTTCGACAATCAACTGCGAGAGCAAGTCCTCGCAAAAGGCGTTATCGATTACATACTTAAAGACAGTATGTCATCGGTAAGCTACCTACTCCCTCTAGTTCAAAGAATTTCGAATAACCGCCATCACAAAGCATTGGTTGTCGACGATTCAGCGGTCGTTCGCCGTTACATAGCTCAACTTCTAGAACACCAATATATCCAAACTATCCAAGCCGAAGATGGCGAACAAGCATTAAAACTTCTTAATAACGATCCCGATATTACATTCGTTGTGACTGACCATGATATGCCGAAGAAAGACGGTATAGCGATGATCCGAGAGATTCGACGCGATCACGATCGCAACCAGTTGGCTATTCTAGGGCTATCAGGGAGTGATGATCGCACCATGACGGCTCGATTTCTTAAAGCTGGCGCTAACGACTTCCTTTATAAACCTTTTAACCAAGAAGAGTTTTTCTGCCGTATCCATCAACTGCTTGATATGAAAGAAGCGGCCAACGAGCTGTTTCGACATGCCAACGAGGATGCTCTTACTGGCTTATGGAATCGTCGCTACCTGTTCAATAATACTTGTAAGGGCTGCGATCAACGAAACATCGCGATGATGGATATCGACTTCTTTAAAAAAGTGAATGATACCTTTGGCCACGATGGTGGTGATGCCGTACTGGTCGATGTGGGGAAAATCATCAAAGATCATTTCAAAGATGATGTCGCTGTACGCTTCGGTGGCGAAGAGTTTTGTATTCAGTCGTGCGGTGCGTTTGAGAACTTTGTTGACAACTTAGAGTCCATGAGAGAAGCCATTGAAAGCCACGTTGTTGAGCATGACTCTCAAAGAATCAAGGTCAGTATCAGTATCGGCGTAACCGATTTAGACGCGAAGCTAGATGAACAGATCAAAGCCGCTGATGAGCTTCTTTATACGGCAAAAGAACAAGGCAGAAACCAGCTCGTGTTTGCGCGCAACAGCATGCAAATCGAACAATAG